The genomic DNA AAGTGAAATTGTCAAAAGACTTCCAGGCAACCACTTGCTTTATCGACTCGACAGGATGCTGCGTATTTACAGCTTTCGCTATTCTTGACATCCCTAGCGGTTTCGAAGGAATGGTAGAGGCATGCAATGCAGTCACGGGAGCCAACTGGACTACCAGTGAAGCATACGAAATAGGGTTAAACGTTCTAAAAATGGAACATCAATATAATCTGTCTGCAGGTTTTAGCGCAAACGACGATAGACCACCTGAATTTATGAAACTTGAACCAGTTCCTCCACACAATATGGTTTGGGATATGGCTGATTCTGAATTAGATTCTATGTGGAAGTAGTTTGAAAATAACAGTTGCACTTTATGCTGGACTTAAAGCTCGCGCCTTAGCCCCTCAGGGCGCGAGCGAGTTCGACTTGGATATTCCAGAACGGTCTAAGATAGGCGATATAATAAAACTTTTGGACCTTCCTGACGACGAAGTTGCAAATATCTTTGTAGACAGATCAATAAAAGATAGGGAATTTATAATAAAAGACGGTCAAAGAGTAGCATTCTTTCCTTTGATAGCAGGAGGATAGATAGGCAGATATATAGAAAATTTGCTGCCCTCTTTGTGCTTGCTCGTTACCCTTATATCTCCCCCATGCAGTTGAATTATTTCTTTTGAAAGTGCAAGACCCAAACCAAAACCAGCGCTCTGTCTGGATGAGTCTACTCTGTAGAACTTTTCGAATAACCTGGGCAGAACGTCTTCTTTTATGCCTATTCCTGAATCGATTATATCTATAACGGCAAAATTTCCTTCTTGCCTTGAAATTATTTTTACTTCGCCGTTTTCTTTATTGTATTTTATGGCGTTGTCAACCAATGCCCAAAGCGCCCTTCTAAGATAGTCCTCATCTGCATCGACAAAGAGATCGCACGAGGTAAATGTAACGCTTATGTTTTGTGAGAGAGCCTGAGCCTCCTTGCCAATCTCTTCAATGAGTTCTTTTATATTAAGCTTCACAAAGTTTATTCTTGGTTTTGATTCCACTCTTGCCAGAAATAAAAGGTCGTTTACCAGCCTCTCCATTCTTTGGGTAGCGCCTGAGATAGTCTGAATTGACTCCTCAAGTATTTTTTTATCGTCTTTGCCCCACCTCTTCAAGAGATCATTGTAACTTTTTATTACAGCGAGAGGGGTTCTCAGATCGTGAGAGGCAGCAGCCACAAATTCTTGTTGGCTTTTAAAACCTTTTTCGAGCCTTTCGAGCATCTCGTTGAAAGCCTGAGCCAATAGATATAGTTCATCTTTGGGGCCAGATAGGGGTATCCTCTCGTCAAGTTTGCCTGTATTTATCTCTTTTACCTTACGGGTCAAAATAGCAAGGGGTCCAAGAGTATTCGTTACGCTTATATATCCGCTTACCATTGCAAACAATGTAGCTCCCATCATAAGGAATATTAGAAGCCCAGACAAAACTGCAAGAAAGTGCTTTTCTCTCTTCAGCGGATGTGCCACCTCAACGAATACCCCATCTCCAATATCCTTACCAGAAACCAGAACTTCCTGACCATTGATCAAAATAGGCTTTACGGGACCATCGTAGTAGGGAATCTTTATATTGCCAAAGTTAGGAGATTTATTGATTATCTCACCATTTTTAGATATTTGTATCCAAAGCTCCAGGCTCCCGGCCTGATCTACTAACTCTGGATCGCTTAAATTTGGGTTCTCCTCATTTTGCAGGGCGTTTTGAACATTTA from Thermodesulfobium sp. 4217-1 includes the following:
- a CDS encoding MoaD/ThiS family protein, with the translated sequence MKITVALYAGLKARALAPQGASEFDLDIPERSKIGDIIKLLDLPDDEVANIFVDRSIKDREFIIKDGQRVAFFPLIAGG
- a CDS encoding HAMP domain-containing sensor histidine kinase, which produces MKRFRDYIDGSIGLRLTLYYCAILLTTLVLCGFVVIFGMNFALTKEANSKIRVAILNVQNALQNEENPNLSDPELVDQAGSLELWIQISKNGEIINKSPNFGNIKIPYYDGPVKPILINGQEVLVSGKDIGDGVFVEVAHPLKREKHFLAVLSGLLIFLMMGATLFAMVSGYISVTNTLGPLAILTRKVKEINTGKLDERIPLSGPKDELYLLAQAFNEMLERLEKGFKSQQEFVAAASHDLRTPLAVIKSYNDLLKRWGKDDKKILEESIQTISGATQRMERLVNDLLFLARVESKPRINFVKLNIKELIEEIGKEAQALSQNISVTFTSCDLFVDADEDYLRRALWALVDNAIKYNKENGEVKIISRQEGNFAVIDIIDSGIGIKEDVLPRLFEKFYRVDSSRQSAGFGLGLALSKEIIQLHGGDIRVTSKHKEGSKFSIYLPIYPPAIKGKNATL